A window of the Tunturibacter empetritectus genome harbors these coding sequences:
- a CDS encoding LytR/AlgR family response regulator transcription factor, whose protein sequence is MTALQPDGIRALVVDDEAPARQRISDLLKQDTELRSLQEAGDGETAVRMILTEEPNLVLLDVQMPELNGLKVIEAVGPENMPLTVFVTAYDQHAIRAFEANALDYLLKPFSDERFEAMLTRVKRRRDDLHLREFGENVAQVIAMQATQPRYLDRLAVKTDGITRFVRVKDIEWIEAAGVYVTLHTSGKEFLYRAALTDLTESLDPSLFLRIHRSFIVNIENIVQLESLSHGEFEVLLKDGSRPRVSRTYRSSIEKRFRQKL, encoded by the coding sequence ATGACGGCCTTACAACCTGATGGCATCCGGGCACTCGTCGTGGATGACGAAGCTCCTGCACGCCAGCGCATCTCCGACCTGTTGAAACAAGATACAGAATTGCGTTCGCTGCAAGAAGCAGGCGACGGCGAGACGGCAGTCCGAATGATCCTCACCGAGGAACCCAACCTCGTCCTTCTGGACGTGCAGATGCCTGAACTGAACGGCCTAAAGGTGATTGAAGCAGTTGGACCGGAGAATATGCCCCTTACAGTTTTTGTCACTGCGTATGACCAGCACGCCATTCGGGCCTTCGAAGCAAATGCATTGGACTATCTCCTCAAGCCGTTCAGCGATGAGCGGTTCGAGGCGATGCTGACGCGGGTCAAGAGGCGTAGGGATGACCTCCATCTTCGGGAGTTCGGCGAAAACGTTGCGCAGGTGATCGCGATGCAAGCGACCCAACCGCGTTATTTGGACCGACTGGCAGTCAAGACGGATGGAATCACAAGATTCGTGCGTGTGAAGGACATAGAATGGATCGAAGCGGCGGGGGTCTATGTCACCCTCCACACTTCCGGGAAAGAATTTCTTTATCGAGCCGCGTTAACTGATTTGACGGAAAGTCTCGACCCAAGTCTCTTTCTTCGGATACATCGCTCTTTCATCGTTAATATTGAAAATATCGTCCAGTTGGAGTCCCTTTCACATGGGGAATTCGAGGTTCTCCTAAAAGACGGTTCCCGTCCCCGTGTCAGCAGAACCTATCGCAGCTCAATTGAGAAGCGATTTAGACAAAAGCTTTAG
- a CDS encoding nuclear transport factor 2 family protein produces the protein MKRFTSGLVFALAILIGTASFAQTALPAEGNKVVPANTASDTVDVQHVIDAYHEAVLNHDGSRLASLFIPHGSMWLNVLSDEAYARAKAKSPDAQKIRVGSFTDFAKIVSTSKASFNPTHTHLQQNSDGTIASVYFDFIFLVDGIEQNRGSETWVLVRGSDGWRIAAITYSSNPHKS, from the coding sequence ATGAAGCGTTTCACCAGCGGACTCGTTTTTGCTCTAGCAATTTTGATCGGCACCGCGAGCTTCGCTCAAACCGCACTACCTGCTGAGGGCAACAAGGTTGTCCCTGCCAATACCGCGTCGGATACTGTCGACGTTCAGCATGTGATCGACGCCTACCACGAAGCTGTTCTGAATCACGACGGATCTCGGCTAGCCAGTCTGTTCATTCCCCATGGCAGTATGTGGCTCAACGTTCTTTCTGATGAGGCTTACGCCCGTGCTAAAGCAAAGTCTCCCGATGCGCAGAAGATTCGTGTCGGAAGCTTCACGGATTTCGCAAAGATCGTATCAACCTCAAAAGCCAGCTTCAACCCGACGCATACACACCTTCAGCAAAACAGCGACGGGACGATTGCTTCGGTGTATTTTGACTTCATATTCCTGGTAGATGGCATAGAACAGAATCGCGGGAGTGAGACTTGGGTCTTGGTTAGAGGGAGCGACGGTTGGAGGATAGCCGCAATTACCTACTCGTCAAATCCACACAAGTCATAA
- a CDS encoding PDZ domain-containing protein has product MTYLTRTLFLLSLFALAQFRLAIAQHDVIAHISASLPPGRPFQGQIDLSVTATDMNHQIFVVREIITIQTRGPLTLLYPEWEPGSHAPTASVAELAGLIIHANDQRIEWLRDPIQTHAFHIEVPAGTKTISVEFEFLALRSAALLRPGMIEVPWHRLLVYPANYSLKNLPVVARLTLPEGMHPFTSLDVAKTESHTFIFAPTTLDDLVDAPVYAGRYWLQRELGQNDGAPVRLDVLADRANQISVTQDEVKKLHDMITQTKLVFGPAPFHHYDAILTLSDVLSPGGGIEHTEEGENNLPADYFTNLPDQLMNRDLVVHEYVHAWNGRFRQPADLWSPNLNTPVRDSMLWVYEGQTEFWGRVLAARAELRTYQETLDRLAMDAALVANRKGRTWKTLADSNNDPLYMAGHPIAWRDWQRREDYYPEGVLLWLDMDARLQEISGGQRTLDDFAHLFFATHGAVGKISTYTFEDVCSALNAIIKDDWAARLRRHLESHYDNDAVAGLARAGWRLVYKDSPTETFRQDETESGVSNLDYSIGLQVRSDGTVRSVVWDGPAFIAGLAPGSRITAVNGQPFTFETIEHAVNLAQSSTLSLTFEVNNMVQTAVVDYHGGLRYPYLERIPDRIDRLTPLLAARK; this is encoded by the coding sequence ATGACCTATCTGACCAGAACCCTGTTTCTCCTATCACTATTCGCACTTGCACAATTCCGATTGGCAATTGCCCAGCACGATGTGATTGCACACATCTCTGCGTCTTTGCCTCCCGGTCGACCATTTCAAGGGCAGATCGATTTGTCGGTGACTGCAACCGACATGAATCACCAGATTTTCGTAGTGCGTGAGATTATCACGATCCAAACGCGGGGTCCGCTCACGTTGCTTTACCCGGAGTGGGAACCGGGCAGTCATGCTCCCACGGCGTCGGTGGCAGAGCTGGCAGGTCTCATAATTCATGCGAACGATCAGAGGATCGAGTGGCTCCGGGACCCGATTCAAACGCATGCGTTCCATATCGAAGTGCCAGCAGGAACAAAGACGATCTCAGTCGAATTTGAGTTTCTTGCACTTCGTTCTGCGGCCCTTCTACGTCCGGGGATGATCGAAGTACCCTGGCATCGCCTGCTGGTCTACCCGGCGAACTACTCCCTCAAGAATCTTCCGGTTGTCGCACGACTTACACTTCCTGAAGGTATGCATCCGTTCACTTCATTGGACGTAGCAAAGACAGAGAGCCACACATTCATCTTTGCTCCGACAACGCTGGATGATCTGGTGGATGCACCTGTCTACGCCGGTCGCTATTGGCTGCAACGTGAGTTAGGTCAGAATGACGGAGCGCCGGTAAGGCTTGATGTGCTCGCGGATCGGGCAAACCAGATATCGGTCACGCAAGACGAAGTGAAGAAGCTCCACGACATGATCACGCAGACCAAACTTGTCTTCGGTCCGGCACCATTCCATCATTATGACGCGATCCTTACTCTTAGCGACGTGCTTTCTCCAGGCGGAGGCATCGAGCATACCGAGGAAGGAGAGAACAATCTGCCGGCCGACTACTTCACCAATCTGCCGGATCAATTGATGAACCGTGATCTCGTCGTTCACGAATATGTGCATGCCTGGAATGGCCGTTTTCGACAGCCTGCCGATCTTTGGTCACCCAACCTGAATACCCCCGTACGCGACAGCATGCTTTGGGTCTATGAAGGGCAGACAGAATTCTGGGGACGTGTGCTCGCGGCCCGTGCCGAACTTCGCACCTATCAGGAGACTCTAGATCGACTGGCCATGGATGCAGCCCTGGTCGCGAACCGTAAAGGGCGCACTTGGAAAACGCTCGCAGATAGCAATAACGACCCGCTCTACATGGCAGGACACCCTATCGCATGGCGTGACTGGCAACGACGGGAAGACTACTATCCAGAAGGTGTTCTGCTGTGGCTTGATATGGACGCGCGCCTGCAAGAGATAAGCGGTGGCCAACGAACACTCGATGATTTCGCGCACCTCTTTTTTGCTACCCATGGTGCTGTAGGAAAAATCAGCACCTATACGTTTGAAGATGTATGCAGCGCTTTGAATGCAATCATTAAGGACGACTGGGCAGCGAGACTTCGCAGACATCTGGAATCGCACTACGACAACGATGCTGTGGCAGGTCTCGCGAGAGCTGGCTGGCGTTTGGTCTACAAGGACTCACCAACAGAGACGTTTCGCCAGGACGAGACAGAGTCAGGTGTCAGCAACCTCGACTACTCGATTGGTCTACAGGTACGGTCTGACGGCACAGTGCGATCGGTCGTCTGGGACGGGCCCGCATTCATTGCCGGTCTCGCTCCTGGCTCCCGGATCACGGCGGTCAATGGACAGCCGTTCACCTTCGAGACGATAGAGCACGCAGTGAACCTGGCGCAATCATCAACGCTCTCATTGACATTTGAGGTGAACAACATGGTGCAGACCGCGGTCGTCGATTACCACGGAGGTTTGCGGTACCCATACCTGGAACGTATTCCTGACAGGATTGATCGCCTTACACCCTTGCTGGCAGCCCGGAAATAA
- the araA gene encoding L-arabinose isomerase encodes MKVSKRLKIWLVTGSQHLYGKEALIHVANNSREIAGFLNSESVIPYEVVHKPAVTTAEEVKALCREANADVACLGLILWMHTFSPAKMWIAGLIALNKPILHLHTQFYLALPWSSIDMDFMNLHQAAHGDREFGFITARLKLARKVVVGFWQDPETVLEVAAWTRAAAGWHESQNLKVARFGDNMRDVAVTEGDKVAAQAQLGYSVNGYGVADLVDRIQQSSEAEVSKLVDSYREDYSIAKEHDRPDSLRAAARIELGLRGFLTEGGFGAFTDTFQDLHGLDQLPGIAVQRLMADGFGFAGEGDWKTAALVRTMKVMALGLPGGTSFMEDYTYDFSGTPKVLGSHMLEICPSIAAGRPSLEVHPLGIGGKADPARLVFTAPPGPAVVASLVDMGDRFRMIVNEVDVIQPEQPLPKLPVARAVWMPRPSLKIAAAAWIYAGGAHHTSFSQALTLEHLEDFAQIAAIELIIIDSETRIRNFRSQLR; translated from the coding sequence GTGAAAGTCTCAAAGCGTCTCAAAATCTGGCTTGTTACAGGCAGTCAACACCTTTATGGAAAAGAGGCGCTAATACATGTAGCGAACAACTCCAGGGAGATCGCCGGGTTTCTCAATTCCGAATCCGTCATTCCTTACGAGGTTGTTCACAAACCGGCGGTAACAACCGCTGAAGAAGTCAAAGCTCTCTGCCGGGAAGCAAACGCCGACGTAGCCTGTCTCGGTCTCATACTTTGGATGCATACCTTCTCGCCGGCAAAGATGTGGATCGCCGGCCTGATCGCGCTCAACAAGCCAATCCTGCATCTTCACACGCAGTTCTATCTAGCGTTGCCATGGTCTTCCATCGATATGGACTTCATGAATCTCCATCAGGCCGCGCATGGAGACCGCGAATTCGGCTTCATCACGGCAAGATTGAAATTGGCCCGCAAGGTAGTCGTAGGTTTTTGGCAAGATCCCGAGACCGTCCTCGAAGTCGCCGCCTGGACGAGAGCCGCTGCGGGCTGGCATGAATCGCAAAATCTAAAAGTCGCTCGCTTCGGGGACAATATGCGGGACGTCGCAGTCACCGAAGGGGACAAGGTCGCAGCTCAGGCCCAGCTGGGGTACAGCGTGAACGGCTACGGAGTCGCCGATCTCGTCGATCGGATTCAACAGAGTTCCGAGGCGGAGGTATCAAAGCTTGTAGACTCATACCGCGAAGACTACTCCATTGCCAAAGAGCACGATCGTCCGGACAGTCTGCGTGCAGCTGCAAGAATCGAGTTGGGCCTACGCGGTTTTCTCACCGAGGGCGGCTTCGGCGCGTTCACCGATACCTTCCAGGACCTCCATGGACTCGACCAACTGCCTGGCATCGCAGTCCAAAGACTCATGGCGGACGGATTTGGTTTCGCTGGAGAAGGGGATTGGAAGACAGCCGCGCTGGTCCGGACTATGAAAGTGATGGCGCTCGGCCTGCCCGGAGGCACCTCCTTCATGGAGGACTACACCTACGACTTCAGCGGCACGCCGAAGGTCTTGGGTTCGCACATGCTAGAGATCTGTCCTTCTATCGCAGCTGGGAGGCCATCGCTGGAGGTGCACCCCTTGGGAATCGGAGGCAAGGCCGATCCTGCTCGGCTCGTCTTTACGGCTCCCCCTGGCCCTGCTGTCGTCGCCTCTCTCGTTGATATGGGCGATCGTTTCCGAATGATCGTCAACGAGGTGGACGTGATCCAGCCTGAGCAGCCGCTTCCGAAGCTGCCCGTAGCACGCGCCGTATGGATGCCTAGGCCAAGTCTCAAAATTGCTGCTGCAGCCTGGATCTATGCGGGAGGAGCCCATCACACAAGCTTTAGTCAGGCCCTTACTCTCGAGCACCTTGAAGACTTTGCACAGATTGCAGCCATCGAGCTGATCATCATCGACTCGGAGACTCGCATACGAAACTTCCGCAGCCAACTCCGGTGA
- the araD gene encoding L-ribulose-5-phosphate 4-epimerase AraD, whose protein sequence is MLLTQLREEVLEANLELVRGGLVLYTFGNASGVDREQGLVVIKPSGVDYDKLKPEHMVVTDLEGNIIEGNLRPSSDLNTHTLLYREFGEIGAVVHTHSEFATSFAQAGLPIPAFGTTHADYFHGPVPVTAPLSDEAIEGQYVRETGAAIVARFRGGEDCAAIDPLAVPACLVHGHAPFVWGKTPHEAAHNAVVLEAVARMAYRTLSLEANTQEVSHTLLDRHYFRKHGAKATYGQSRKEHNL, encoded by the coding sequence ATGCTACTCACACAACTACGCGAGGAAGTCCTCGAAGCAAACCTGGAACTGGTCCGTGGAGGACTGGTGCTCTACACCTTCGGCAACGCTTCGGGCGTCGATCGCGAGCAAGGCCTCGTCGTCATCAAACCCTCCGGTGTTGACTACGACAAACTCAAGCCCGAACACATGGTGGTAACCGATCTGGAGGGAAACATCATCGAAGGGAATTTGCGGCCCTCCTCCGATCTCAATACCCACACCCTGTTATATCGGGAGTTTGGCGAGATCGGAGCCGTCGTTCACACTCACTCTGAGTTTGCCACCAGCTTCGCGCAAGCCGGACTGCCCATCCCTGCATTTGGCACAACCCACGCCGACTACTTCCACGGGCCAGTTCCTGTCACGGCCCCGCTATCCGACGAAGCGATCGAGGGGCAGTACGTTCGCGAGACAGGTGCGGCGATAGTGGCACGATTTCGCGGAGGCGAAGACTGCGCCGCTATCGATCCGCTTGCGGTGCCTGCCTGCCTCGTCCATGGGCACGCTCCCTTTGTCTGGGGAAAGACGCCGCACGAAGCCGCCCACAACGCTGTCGTGCTCGAAGCGGTTGCGCGCATGGCGTATCGCACCCTTTCGCTCGAGGCGAACACGCAGGAGGTGTCACATACCCTGCTGGACAGGCATTACTTTCGCAAGCACGGCGCCAAAGCCACCTACGGACAGTCAAGGAAGGAGCACAACCTTTGA
- a CDS encoding LacI family DNA-binding transcriptional regulator — translation MAGSKSISQLKTPIPASSKGTKRGIHAVAERAGVSIATVSRVMNGVTNVDAKLARKVWKAVSEMEYVPNRHAQALISGRTRLIGLLVPDIMNPFFPELIHGFEQAATAQGFGILIGSTHDVASETEDWARRMLEHGVEGLALLTFKEEDPHLYDLLKQTPMVQIEAGKTPDGPEVVAVDYETGIRQAVQHLAALGHRDIVFAAGSLDNFTAELRRTCFRKAMLEIGIVVTNAIFDEDHTLEGGIAAAHKILGRKILPTAMICSNDLMAIGALKILHSRGLDVPKDMSLIGLDDIHLAEFTSPPLTTVRIPRTQLAEACFDLLFRKLRPYEDAPTRKIVSTYLVIRESTGFPPHALQAAAAKGKGRS, via the coding sequence TTGGCCGGCTCCAAAAGCATCTCTCAGCTGAAAACACCCATCCCAGCATCCTCCAAAGGGACCAAACGGGGCATCCACGCAGTCGCGGAGCGTGCTGGCGTTTCTATCGCAACAGTTTCAAGGGTAATGAATGGCGTCACAAACGTCGATGCAAAGCTCGCGCGTAAAGTTTGGAAAGCCGTTTCTGAAATGGAATACGTTCCAAATCGCCACGCTCAAGCTTTAATCTCCGGCCGCACTCGTCTCATCGGCCTTCTTGTCCCCGATATCATGAATCCGTTTTTCCCCGAACTCATACATGGATTCGAACAGGCAGCGACCGCTCAGGGCTTTGGAATTCTCATTGGCTCCACTCACGATGTAGCTAGTGAGACCGAAGATTGGGCCCGACGCATGTTGGAGCACGGTGTTGAAGGACTGGCGCTGCTGACCTTCAAAGAAGAAGATCCTCATCTCTATGATCTTCTAAAGCAAACGCCGATGGTTCAAATCGAAGCTGGCAAAACACCAGACGGGCCCGAAGTAGTCGCAGTAGATTACGAAACCGGCATTCGCCAAGCGGTGCAGCACCTAGCCGCGCTCGGACATCGCGACATTGTCTTCGCTGCCGGATCGCTCGATAACTTCACTGCCGAACTTCGTCGAACCTGCTTTAGGAAAGCGATGCTCGAGATCGGAATTGTCGTTACCAACGCGATCTTCGACGAGGACCACACGCTTGAAGGCGGCATTGCTGCAGCGCATAAAATCCTTGGACGAAAGATCCTTCCCACCGCCATGATCTGCTCCAACGACCTCATGGCTATTGGAGCCCTTAAAATTCTGCACTCCAGAGGTCTCGACGTCCCAAAAGACATGTCCCTAATTGGTCTCGACGATATTCATCTTGCGGAGTTCACCTCGCCCCCGCTGACGACGGTTCGAATTCCTCGTACACAACTTGCCGAAGCATGTTTTGATCTACTCTTCCGAAAACTGAGGCCGTACGAAGACGCGCCTACGAGAAAAATTGTGTCTACATACCTCGTGATCCGCGAATCGACAGGATTCCCTCCTCATGCCTTACAGGCTGCTGCCGCCAAGGGTAAAGGACGATCATAA
- a CDS encoding ribulokinase codes for MRIVAGVDFGTLSTRVTLLDSKTGRLGTASAAYPLHRKREDPDFATQSHNDQMNALVQAMHKVLLQTGIKGNKVEALALDTTGSSVIPVDAEMTPLDDYYLWCDHRAVKEAQQITKLAHAQGLEAIQWCGGVYSHEWGFAKLLHWLRNNPEKRALLASAFEHCDMVAATLCGITSPQQAKRSVCALGHKWLWNPKWGGFPPQEFFTEVDPLFAGIREKLAGEVLTSDHLAGTLSPTWAERLGLNAGIPIPVGAFDAHWDAIGAGCREGDVVNVVGTSTCIIAMQGRTQIIPGVCGVVPGSVHPAYTGVEAGLSAVGDIFEAIARRAGTDVQTLSEGLEEYRAGQTGLMRLSWDNGDRTVLIKSELGGITIGWNLLHTAQDELFAAIEGTAFHTRIILDRLAENGVPIKRVINAGGIPQNNATLNQVYADVFNKEVLVPDGIPTSIGSGIFAQLAAGIFPSIEEAQNHMCLKHKSYLPNPSNVAVYEQLYRLYRSVYFAFGDDSAPASRLAEVLPKLREYAYMSHLESFKLPSAIEKP; via the coding sequence ATGCGGATAGTTGCAGGAGTAGATTTTGGAACGCTAAGTACCCGCGTAACCCTGCTTGATAGCAAGACTGGTCGGCTAGGTACAGCATCTGCCGCATACCCTTTACATCGCAAGCGTGAGGATCCCGATTTCGCCACTCAGTCCCACAACGATCAGATGAACGCCTTGGTTCAAGCAATGCACAAGGTGCTTTTGCAGACCGGAATTAAGGGCAATAAGGTCGAGGCGCTCGCTCTGGACACAACAGGCTCAAGCGTCATTCCAGTAGATGCTGAGATGACGCCACTGGACGACTATTATCTGTGGTGCGATCATCGTGCTGTCAAAGAAGCGCAACAGATCACTAAACTGGCGCATGCACAGGGGCTTGAAGCGATTCAGTGGTGCGGTGGCGTGTACTCGCACGAGTGGGGCTTTGCAAAGTTACTCCATTGGCTGCGGAATAATCCTGAGAAGCGAGCGCTCCTTGCATCCGCTTTCGAGCATTGCGACATGGTTGCCGCCACTCTGTGCGGAATCACAAGTCCGCAGCAAGCAAAGCGCAGTGTATGCGCGCTGGGGCATAAATGGCTCTGGAACCCGAAGTGGGGCGGTTTTCCGCCGCAGGAATTTTTCACTGAAGTCGACCCATTGTTCGCAGGAATCCGCGAAAAGCTGGCAGGTGAGGTGCTCACCTCCGATCACTTGGCTGGGACCTTGTCTCCAACCTGGGCTGAGCGCCTCGGTTTGAACGCAGGCATTCCGATTCCAGTCGGAGCATTCGACGCGCATTGGGACGCAATCGGTGCAGGATGCCGCGAGGGAGACGTGGTCAACGTCGTTGGCACCTCCACTTGCATAATTGCAATGCAGGGCCGAACCCAGATCATCCCCGGTGTATGTGGTGTCGTACCTGGCAGCGTTCATCCAGCGTACACGGGGGTGGAGGCGGGCCTGTCCGCTGTGGGGGATATCTTCGAAGCGATCGCACGCAGGGCCGGCACCGACGTGCAAACTCTGTCCGAAGGACTTGAAGAGTACCGCGCCGGCCAGACCGGATTGATGCGGCTTTCCTGGGACAATGGCGATCGCACCGTGCTCATCAAATCAGAGCTTGGCGGTATCACGATCGGATGGAATCTTCTCCACACCGCGCAAGACGAGCTATTTGCCGCCATTGAAGGCACCGCCTTCCATACGCGCATCATTCTTGATCGACTCGCCGAGAACGGTGTTCCAATCAAACGAGTCATCAATGCCGGGGGCATCCCGCAAAACAACGCCACTCTCAATCAGGTCTACGCGGACGTGTTCAACAAGGAGGTGCTGGTTCCAGACGGCATCCCAACCAGTATCGGGTCGGGCATCTTCGCACAACTTGCCGCTGGCATCTTTCCAAGCATCGAGGAAGCACAGAATCACATGTGCCTGAAGCATAAATCCTACCTTCCGAACCCAAGCAACGTTGCGGTTTATGAGCAACTTTATCGTCTCTACCGCAGCGTCTACTTCGCGTTCGGCGATGACTCCGCGCCCGCTTCCAGGCTCGCCGAAGTACTCCCCAAACTCCGCGAATACGCATATATGTCACACTTAGAAAGTTTCAAGCTTCCGTCGGCTATCGAGAAACCATGA
- a CDS encoding sensor histidine kinase, with protein MMKSTLRWTAVSVVFWTAIAVIFALPQLGQNSNLHKVLTSALAQWWSWGILVPAILALDHVLPFSAQRILPRLIAHFVLGPFVTVVYSYVETVLKALLGVGAWSRLSGATVITEALREMFWSMLVYSLIVGVWEAYLYHQRYVSVELQMERMQRNFSEARLNALRMQLDPHFLFNALNTVSSQVEREPKLARKMIEHLGDLLRFSLNSQGVHEISLAEELAFVDHYLAIQKIRFGDALKIETNIAPDVRDALVPSLFIQPLVENAIRHGISKRTRGGSIVLRARHFEKRLFIQVLDDGVGLPSG; from the coding sequence ATGATGAAAAGCACTCTCAGATGGACGGCCGTTTCAGTTGTCTTTTGGACGGCTATTGCGGTGATCTTTGCTTTGCCTCAGCTAGGACAGAATAGCAATCTGCATAAGGTCCTTACTTCAGCGTTAGCACAATGGTGGTCCTGGGGAATCTTAGTTCCAGCCATTTTGGCGTTGGACCATGTCCTTCCTTTTTCAGCGCAACGGATTCTGCCGCGTCTCATCGCGCACTTCGTTTTAGGACCCTTTGTGACGGTAGTGTATTCCTACGTCGAGACCGTTTTGAAAGCTCTGCTAGGCGTAGGTGCCTGGTCCAGGTTGTCCGGTGCGACAGTCATTACGGAAGCTCTCAGGGAGATGTTCTGGAGCATGCTCGTGTACAGTCTCATCGTTGGCGTGTGGGAAGCCTACCTATACCACCAGCGCTATGTCTCCGTTGAACTGCAGATGGAGCGAATGCAAAGGAACTTTTCAGAAGCTCGCCTCAACGCTTTGCGCATGCAGTTAGACCCACATTTCCTCTTCAATGCACTCAACACCGTATCTTCACAGGTCGAACGTGAACCCAAACTTGCGAGAAAAATGATCGAACACCTCGGCGATTTGCTACGCTTTTCGCTGAACTCACAAGGAGTTCACGAGATATCACTTGCAGAAGAGTTAGCGTTTGTTGACCACTATCTGGCCATACAAAAGATCCGCTTTGGCGATGCGTTGAAAATAGAGACGAATATCGCGCCAGACGTAAGAGACGCCTTGGTTCCCAGTCTTTTCATTCAGCCATTGGTGGAAAATGCCATTCGGCACGGTATTTCGAAGAGGACTCGGGGCGGGTCCATTGTTTTGCGTGCGCGGCATTTCGAGAAGAGACTCTTCATTCAAGTGCTGGACGACGGCGTGGGATTACCCTCTGGCTAG
- a CDS encoding sodium:solute symporter family protein, whose translation MTALAILLTTQLTHLAPIDILILVLYFVVVLFIGFYVKGSTKTSEDFFLAGREMTAWIAGLSFVSANLGSLELMGWAGAAYQYGMLATHWYWIGAIPAMLFLGIVMMPFYYISKTHSVPGYLQLRFGEGARGVSAVSFAFMTILMSGVNMYSMALVMKVVLGWNISFSIWVGAVTVAIYVMLGGLRSAIINEVLQFVLIWAGAALIPILGLWEAGGWTKLKAQIALNVGSSDYTHLWTTLGSFKDNPMGVHWTGIVFGLGFVISFGYWTTDFLVVQRVLSANNLRAAKMAPVIGAAFKMAVPFIVIVPGLLALAVLRDPHTHQIIHLVGENQVDAAHPYSYNEVLPLMLIRYCGPGLLGLGITALVAGFMSGMAGNVSAFSTVWTYDLYGAFFNKKASDAHYVSMGRWSTVVGMIASIGTAYLVMHAASIMDYVQALFSFFIAPLFGTVILGMLWKRATKAGGFWGLLAGTVSSIAMWLYTTYGGQQALARIALSVDAKPMAENLYRAFWSWLICVVVTVSVSLLTRPVPEAQLAGLVYGATTIPDDGARSLWQKPIFWAAIVITIFFFLNIIFF comes from the coding sequence ATGACCGCCTTGGCCATCCTGCTCACTACGCAACTCACCCATCTCGCACCGATCGACATTCTGATACTCGTCCTTTATTTTGTGGTCGTACTTTTCATTGGCTTTTATGTGAAAGGGTCCACCAAGACCAGCGAGGATTTCTTTCTGGCCGGTCGCGAGATGACCGCCTGGATCGCCGGGCTCAGCTTCGTCTCGGCAAATCTCGGCTCCCTGGAGTTGATGGGTTGGGCGGGCGCAGCCTACCAATACGGAATGCTCGCAACCCACTGGTACTGGATCGGGGCCATTCCTGCGATGTTGTTTCTTGGCATCGTCATGATGCCCTTCTACTACATCTCTAAAACCCATTCCGTCCCTGGCTACCTGCAGCTTCGCTTCGGTGAGGGCGCGCGCGGAGTCAGCGCCGTCAGCTTCGCCTTCATGACCATCCTCATGTCGGGCGTCAATATGTATTCCATGGCTCTGGTCATGAAAGTAGTTCTCGGATGGAACATCAGCTTCTCCATCTGGGTCGGCGCAGTCACGGTTGCCATTTACGTCATGCTTGGCGGGCTGAGGTCGGCCATCATCAACGAGGTATTGCAATTCGTTCTCATATGGGCAGGAGCTGCGCTGATCCCGATTCTCGGCCTGTGGGAGGCGGGTGGATGGACCAAGCTCAAGGCACAGATTGCTTTGAACGTCGGATCGAGCGACTACACCCATCTCTGGACCACGCTCGGCTCCTTCAAAGACAATCCCATGGGCGTGCACTGGACGGGCATCGTCTTCGGCCTCGGCTTTGTCATCAGCTTCGGCTATTGGACGACTGATTTTCTCGTAGTACAGCGCGTCCTCAGCGCCAACAACCTCCGCGCCGCAAAGATGGCCCCGGTGATCGGCGCTGCCTTCAAGATGGCAGTCCCATTCATCGTCATCGTTCCCGGTCTTTTGGCGCTCGCAGTCCTCCGCGACCCGCATACCCATCAGATCATCCATCTTGTCGGAGAGAATCAAGTCGATGCAGCCCATCCTTACAGCTACAACGAAGTTCTCCCTCTCATGCTGATTCGATATTGCGGCCCCGGCCTTCTCGGCTTGGGCATTACAGCGCTGGTCGCCGGATTCATGAGCGGCATGGCCGGCAACGTCAGCGCGTTCTCCACCGTTTGGACCTACGACCTCTACGGTGCCTTCTTCAACAAGAAAGCAAGCGACGCACATTACGTCTCTATGGGCCGATGGTCGACCGTTGTTGGCATGATTGCATCGATCGGCACGGCCTATCTCGTGATGCACGCCGCTTCCATCATGGATTACGTCCAGGCGCTCTTCAGCTTCTTCATCGCGCCGCTCTTTGGCACCGTCATTCTTGGGATGCTCTGGAAACGCGCCACGAAAGCCGGCGGCTTCTGGGGGCTGCTTGCCGGCACCGTCTCCTCGATAGCAATGTGGCTTTACACCACATACGGCGGGCAGCAGGCTCTGGCTCGGATCGCATTGTCCGTGGACGCAAAGCCAATGGCAGAGAATCTCTACCGCGCCTTCTGGAGTTGGCTCATCTGCGTCGTTGTTACGGTCTCAGTCAGCCTGCTCACGCGTCCTGTTCCGGAAGCTCAGCTTGCTGGCCTGGTCTACGGCGCGACGACGATCCCCGACGACGGGGCAAGATCTCTTTGGCAAAAACCAATCTTCTGGGCAGCGATTGTGATCACGATCTTCTTCTTCTTAAACATAATTTTCTTCTAA